TTAACAAACAATACCGTCGTATGGCACGAGGCGATTCATGAGACAGACGGATGAGTAGGCACTGCAGCGTTCCAGACTTGCAGTCCCACGGTCACCCCATTTTCTTGAACCCCAACAGCACGCGATAGGGACCGGGCACGCCCCGGGGCGCCAAGGCAACCCTATCTCCGCCCTTCACGATTGCCAGTTCCGGCGTGAAGGCCTTTCCGTTGACAAAAAAGACCTCGACCGCGTCCTCAGCAAGGTCGAGCATGGCCAGAAATTCCAACCCTGTCATCGCGCCTTGGACAGCAACGTCCTTGGGATTGCTCCAGTTTCTTTCCCGAAACGTATCGGCCAGTCCCATGAATGCGCGAAGTTCGATCATTGACGACACGTCGGGAGCCTCCTCGAATGCACACCGTGACGGCGGGCAGCGTCCGTTTAACCGTTGGGAGGTGCAGTGGCGCATAGGGTGAAAAGCAGGTTAACGATCTTCTGTCGTCCACACTCATTTGTCAATCATTGCACCTCACTTGCTGCAGAGCTGGCTTGGTTGTGGCCCGGCGTTTCGCGCTAGTCGAAACGCCGGGCCGCGAACGGAACTCACCGCGAACGCCGCGCCCTGGCCAAGCTGTTGGGCGCGGCGTTATACATACAACCGGCTAGAAGTTGAACACCTCGTCGATTTCAGCGTCCGTGAAGTCCCAGGTCACATCGTGCGGGGCGCACTTTTCCTCGAAGAATTCCGGCAAACGGTCATGGGCGTTGGTAAAGCCGGCCTGCTGGTTGAAGCCACGTTCAGCCTTGAGGATGGTCTTGCCGAGCGCGACGACGTCGTCTCCGGTCAGGGCGAGGTTGTAACGCGCGTTGATCATTTCAACCAGGGCGTTGAAACCGTCGGCAATGTCCAGAATGGCAAAGGCGATAAACAGGCACATGCCCGTGCTGTCGACCGCGGCGGTGGCGATTTGCAGGTTGCGGGACAGTTCCACCTGGCCTTCCTTGCCCAGCGGATCAACAAAGCCGCCGACTTTGAGGATGTTGGTGGCGACCGCATAACCCGCAGTGTGGTCCGCGCCCATGGGGGTCGTGGCGTAGGTCAGGCCGACGCCCTTGACCGCGCGAGGATCGTAGGCCGGGATGGCCTGGTTTTTGACCACAGGCACCCGGGTCAGGCCATACATCTGGCCCAGGGCCCCGGCGCCGCTGCCGACGATACGGCCCAGCGGGGTTCCTTTGCGGATTTCCTGGATCAGTTCCAGCATCGCCGTGGCGTCGCCCCAGGGTATGATGCCGGCTTCCATGGCCACGCCGACAGTTACGGAGACTTCGATGGAATCCACGCCGACGTCGTCGAATTCCCGGTCGGCGTAGGCGATGGCGTCCAGGTCGTCAACGCAGGCATTGGCGCCGAGAGCCCAGATGGTCTCGTACTCGAAGCCGCTGGTGAGGTATTTGTCGTCCTTGTCGTTATAGTGCTGGGAGCAGCGGATGATGCAGCCGGCATGGCAGCCGTGGGTCGTCTTGCCGTGGCGGGCTTCGATGGTGGCGGCCATGGTTTCGCCGCCGATGTTGTTGGCCCATTCGTTGCGGCCGGTGCGGAAGTTCTTGGTGGGCAGGCCGCCGGCCTCGTTGAGGATGTTGACCAGGATGTTGGTGCCGTACTTGGGCAGTCCCTGGCCGGTGACCGGATGGGTGGTTAGCGCGTTGGTGAAACGCTTGGAAGCAGCCTTAAACGCCTCGGGATTGGCGATGGCGACCGGGCCGGAGCCGGTTTCGTCGATGACCACCGCCTTGATCTTTTTGGAGCCCATAACGGCGCCCAGGCCGCCGCGTCCGGCGCTGCGGATATTGCTCTGGGGATCGGCAAAGGAGATATTGGCTGCCGTCAGACGCATTTCACCAGCCGGTCCGACGATGGCCACGCCGACTTTGGGACCGTATTGGGCCTGCAGGACTTTGATGGCTTCGTAGTTGCCCATGCCGATGATTGCAGCCGGAGCTTCGTCGATGGTCACGCCGTCCATGGCCACTTTAACGACGTAAAACTTGTCTTCCTCGGGCAAGCCCTCGAAGACAATGGCCTTGATGTCCATCTTGGACATCTTCTGCGCGAAGGTGCCGCCAGTGTTGCTTTCCTTGATGCCGCCGGTCAGCGGGCTTTTGGCGCCGCAGGACAGCCGGCCGGAGTTGGCCGCACTGGTGCCGGTCAGGAAGCCGGGAGCAAAAACCAGCTTATTGTATTTACCCAACGGGTGGCAGGTCGGTTTGACTTCATTGGCGACGAAAATGGATGTGAGCGCCCGACCGGCCAAACCGGCGTACTGTTCCGGGCACTCGTCGATCTTCACAGCCTTGGTTCCCATGTCGATACGGATAAATTTAGGCATATAATCCCCTGTTATTATTTGAACAACCTGGCCACAGCGACCTTACAATCCACCGAGCATTGTCCCTACGTGTGGACCTCGTCCCGCACTGCCCCGCTCTCGTCGCCCCGGTTCAGGGGCGGCCACCCTGCCAACGTCGGTAGGCGCGGCTTGGGTCGGTTCGGGTGTCGGACGGAAGTCTCGTGTTAGGTTAAAATAAGCAAGTATTGCTCCAGACGAATAATATCCTATAAAACCAGATAGTTGTTTGTTTTCGTCGAGGCTGTGCAGTGGAACAAAATGGCGTATCGTGACCGGCAATGGGGCAAAATGGGTGGGAGAGGAGTGCCAGATGTTATGTTATATTAAATATTATAGTTAGTTGAAGACGGGGAGGCGAAAAGAAACACGCAGCTTTCTTTTTGGGTCAAAATGCGCCACATGTGATTGTATTCACGTCTTTACAGGCAGATTATTGATCAGTTTGCCCGTACGTTGGGCAGCAAAAAAATCTGCGCCCCAAAACAGGCCCGCATTGAGAGAGGCGCTCACGAAAAAAAACGCCCGGAGCCAAAGGCAAGACCATTTCTTGACAGATTGCGCCCTTAAGACCAACAAGCTGGTGATAATGCCGCCAAAGCCAATGCCATCGCTCTTTGTTTCCCATGGAGCGCCGACACTCTACCTGGAACCGCAACCAACCAGAGCGTTCCTCATGGAGCTTGGCAAGGCCCTGCCCCGGCCCAAAGCGGTGGTCTGCGTCTCTGCCCATTGGACCACGGCCAAGCCCATGCTGACCACGGCTGCCAGCCCCGGAACCATGCACGATTTTGGTGGGTTCCCGGAGGCGCTCTTTGCGGTGCGCTACCCTGCCTCGGGCCATCCCGCCCTGGCCGGGCACCTGGGCGAACTGTTGGCCAAGAAAGGAATTACAGCCACGTACGATCCCCAAAGGGGCCTTGACCACGGCGCCTGGGTGCCACTTGGCCTGATGTATCCCGAGGCGGACATCCCGGTGGTGCAGCTCTCGGTACAACCGGAGAGGAACGCAGCCCACCATCTGGCCATGGGCGAGGCGCTTGCCTCCTTGCGGCAGGACGGCGTACTGGTCGTGGCGAGCGGGTCAGCCACGCACAACCTGCGCGGCGTCCGCTGGGATGCGCCGGCAACCCCGCCTCCGGACTATGTCGTCGCCTTTGACGCCTGGCTCAAGGAAGGGGTTCTGGGCGCCCGGACGGATATCCTCGTCGATTATCCACACCAAGCGCCGTTTGCCTTTGACAATCACCCGACACCCGAACATTTACTGCCCTTGTTCGTCCCCCTGGGGATGGGCGGCAAGGCCCGGTTGCTCCATGACCACTTCACGCTGGGCGTGCTGTCCATGGCCGCTTTCGCCTGGGAATAAAACTGACTGCGAGGCGGGGCCGATTTGCAACGCAACCATAGGACCTTCGCCTTGATCCCCGACCAGCAACCAGGCCCAGACAGCCCGCTTGGAAGCACTCCTGACCATACCCGATAGCGGATCGTTGCACCTGCTACGCAAAGACACAGCCGCACGCCGAAACACCCGCTGCATGAAAAGTCCATCTTCGATCAAACACCCGAGGAACAATGTGGCCAAACCACACACAACCAGGCTGCAATCCGTGGATGTCCTGCGTGGACTGGCCATTGCCGGCATGATTGTCGTCAACAATCCCGGCGATGCCCTGTACGCCTACCCGCTGCTGCATCATGCCACCTGGAACGGCTGCACCGTGGCGGATTTCGTATTTCCCCTCTTCCTCTTTCTCGTTGGCGTGTGCGTTGCTTTGGCTGTCAACCGGGAGGCTGTCCTGTCCGGCCAAGCACCCGGCTTCTGGCCAAAGGTTCTCAGACGGGCCGTCATCCTGTTTCTACTTGGCCTGCTCGAAAACGCCTATCTGCATCTGAGCTTTGACAAGCTGCGCATCCCCGGCGTGTTGCAGCGTATTGCCGTGGTCTATCTGGCCGTGGTCTGGCTGCATGTCCGTCTGGGCCGCCGGGGTATTGCCTCGGTCATCGTGAGCATCCTGGTCGGCTCCTGGCTGCTTCTGGCCTTTGTGCCGGTGCCGGGACTGGGGCATCCGAGCCTCGGCATGGACGTCAATTGGCAGGGCTGGCTGGATCAACTGCTGCTTGGCGACCACATCTGGAAATTCAACACCGCCTGGGACCCTGAAGGCGTCCTCTCCACCTTCCCGGCCATTGCCCTGGGACTGATCGGCCTGCTCGCCGGAAGCTGGCTGCGCTCTGGCGGCCAGGGAACGGGCCGGGCTATGGCCTGGGGAGTGGCCACGTTGCTGCTGGGCTTTGGCTGGAGCGTCTGGTTCCCCATCAACAAATCGCTTTGCACCAGTTCGTTTGTGCTTGTGACCGGTGGAGCCGGGGTCTTGCTGCTGGCTGTGTGCCATTGGCTGCTCGATGGCGGCCGGCAGGGGCTCGGAACCAAGCCGCTGTTAGTCCTGGGGCAAAATCCCCTGACCATCTACGTGACCGCCTCGTTTATTGCATCGACCCTGCGCCAATTCAAACTGCCGGACGCCACTTCCGGGATCATCTCCCTGCAGGCGTTTCTGTTTCGCTGGCTCTTTTCCGGCTGGACCGACAAACCAGCGGCCTCGCTGGCCTGGGGAGTGCTGTTCCTGCTCCCTCTGCTCCTGGGGGCCTGGGTGCTCCACGCCAGGCGCATCGTCTTGCGGGTTTGACCGCCACGCAGACCAGCCAGACCACGCATCGCCCCAAACACATGAAAAGGCCATGCCGACCCAAGCCGGCATGGCCTTTTCATGTGTTCTGTCCCAGGGCCGCAGCCCGGAAACTCAATCAGAAAGCGATGTTCATGCCGAGCTCGCCGCCGTAGGTGACCACCTGGTTATTGCCCAGCATGGCCGAACCGGCGCCGCGAAGCATGACGCGCTCGCTCAGTTTATAGGAGGCCCCGACAGTTCCCGTAGTCCAATCCGTGGGCACAGGCGCGGCATCGACCTTGTAGTTGCCGGCGGTAGCCGTGGTCAGCGCCGCCTTGACCATCCGGTCCTGATCGATCAGCTCATGGTTCCACTTGGCCTCGGCAAAGGGCTGCCAGCTGCCCACATCGACCATGATGCGCCAGCCGAGCTGGCTTATGGCCGAGTCGCGCACCTGCTCTCCATAAGAAAGAGCCGTGATGCCATTTGGGCTGCTTGCTCCGGCGGTCGTGCCGGACTCGGTAAAACTCTTAATACGTATCCGTTGCAGAACCAAGCCTGCCACCGGGCCGGTGGTGAGCGGTCCCAGGCTGATGTCGCCGCCGGCCCGGAGGGCCAGGGCCAGGGACTGGCCGGTGGTGTCGGAACTATTGTTGTCAGTCAAAAGGCCAAGCTTCACCGGACGCTCGATGGTATCCTGATACAGGCCATAGCTGGCCACCGCATTGCCCCAGACCGGGCCGGCCTTGTAGGCGGCGTAGAGGCTCAGCGCCTCGTCGGTCTGGTCAAAATGGCCGGTTCCCATGGAAAACTCCTGGGTCTGGCGGCCCAGGGTAAAGGCTGCGCCAAGAATGAGGCCTATGGGCGTCTGGTAATCCGCTCCCAGCGACCCGACAAACGGCGTCCCGGAATCGTTGGGGAAACCGGATGCATTGTTGATTTGCAATGCGCTGACCCCACCACTGGCCCAGACATTGAGGCCATTTGAACCGCGCTGTTTCCCGGACAGGTCGATCTGTCCCTGGATGGTGGCTGCCCGGGCCAGACCGCCCTGCACCGCCCCCTCGGCCAGAAGCGACATCTGGCTGGGCCCGGAGAGCAGGCTGGCTTCGTAATCGGCCTCGATGGTCTGGCCGGCCGTGGTGAAGTGGACGCCGTTGGCCCCGATAAACAGAGAGGTTTGCAACTCGACCGGGGTGACGTCGGCCCAGCTGACATAGAGTGGACTGAGCGAAGAGGACACGGCATTGGCCGAGAGCACGGAGGACGGGGTAAAGCCGAAGAGTGTGGGATTCTGCGCCACATACCGAAAAATACTGTCAATATCGGCAGGGATATAGCGCACGCCCACCCCGGAAAGGCTCGACCAGCGCATCATGCCATAGGACAGGGAGCGCACGTACAAATCGGTGTTATCCGAGGAAATGGAGCCGCCGGTTCCGGCAAAGACAGCAGAGTTGTAGGAATTGGGCACCATGATGGTGCGGGCTCCGGCTGCCTGCAACAGGGCCACGTTGGCCGCCTGGCTGTAAGCCAGTTCGGCCAGAAAGGTGGGGTTGGCGGCCATCCAGGAGGCGCTCATGGCCCGGACGAACTGCAGGTCGTTGTCGCCGGTTTTGACCACATACAGGGCATTGGGATTGGCCGCCCCGCCGACGGATATGAGATAGTTCTGAATCTGCTGGTTGGTGGCCACGTTGGTGAGCGCCGAAACGCCGGACAGATAGGTTCCGGTTGAAGGGACAAGGAGCGGTGCGGAAAAAGCGCCGCCATTGGCGAAATTCATTCCGCCACTACCGACCGCACCGCCATACTGGCCAAAGCGCGCTGCGAGCTGCAAGGAATTCATCACCCCGGGACCGACAAAAGCGCCGCTGGCCCCTTGGGAAACGGCTGCGGCGATACTGGCATCTTGCGACGCTGTGCCAGTCGTATTATAGCGAAAATATCCACTATCAAAGGTGCTATCACCAAAACCAACAAATTGATTGAAACCAGACGCCCAAGAACTGAATGTCGAGCAAAGAGAAATACAGACACAAACTACCATTCCAACAACACGCTTTTTCATTTCAATTATACCTTTCAACAAAACACTGTAGGCCAACTGAATTGATTGACCTTGGAAAAATCTAAAAAGCGACAGTTCTAAGGCCATTACCAGAGTTCAATATTTCCGTAAAGCCTTTTATTCTTGCATGTTAAGGACAAATGAGCAACGCTGAAACAGACATCGCCATCAACAACGCTTCGTTGTTTCGAAAGTGCACGACACACGACATGGCCTCATTCCTGGGCAGCCACGCAGTGATGGTGGTGCGCATTGCCTCCTCGGCTGCAAAGCATCCCCTGGAAACGCCAAAACGCCCCGCCGCCGCCAAAACCAGGCGACGCCGGGGCGCTTTGTAAAGCACCGGCCAAACAATCAGTAGGCCGCTATGGGGAAATCCTCCACCGTGCCGGGAACGCCAGTGGTCGGCGTTTGCTCGCCGCCGGTAAGCTCCTTGACCCGCTCGGAGATATAGAGGTCGAGCATTTTAAAGGTCACCCGGCCGGTATGGCGGTTGTCCGCCTTGCCAAGCACCCCTTCCACCAGGGCCTTGGTGAAGGCCCCGTTTTGCCATTCCGGCTTTTCCAGGGAATACTGCCGGCCGGTGGAGGCGGCAAAGACAATGGCCCCGTTGCCCGAGCTGGAGAGCTCGTTAATGACGCCGTTCAAGTCGCCCATGCCCCGCCGGCCGGCCCCCATGATGGAACCGCTGTGGCAGGTGTCGACGAAAAAGAGCGTCTTGCCGGCGATATTACGGATGGTCTTTTGCACTTCCATAAACGGCAGCCCCGAGGCCCGCAGCTTTTCCAGATCAACCGTGGTCGGCAGGAAGTAGTAGTCGCCGTTTTTATCGTTAACCCCATGCCCTGCCAGGAAAATCATGGCCACGTCATGCTGGGTGGTCTGCCGTTCAATCCAGTCCAGACCCTCCAGCACGGCATCCTTGGTGGCGGCCTCATCGGTGAGTACGCGGGTCACCACATCGCCGTAGAGCCGGCCCTTTTGCAGGGACATGGCCTGGGCAAAGTCCTTGGCGTCCTTGGCCGGATAGGCCAGGGACAGAGCCTTGTCGCTATACGCTCCGGCTCCGACAGCCAGCACGTAGAGCTTGGCCGCCGGAGCGGCCGGAGCCGCCGCCTTGCCGGCCCACTTGAGCCGCACCGTGGCCGGGGCCGAAGGGCCGTTCTTGTTTTCCGCCACCACCGAAAGCACCACGTCGTGCTCAGGCAGCGTCACCTTGGCCGCCAGCACACTCGGCTCAAAGCCGCGGCCGGCCAGAGCAGGCCGCTCCTCGCCGACGCGCGCCCCGTCCACCAGCACACGCACGGTAGTGATGTCCTCGCCGCCAGGACTGCGCACAGCGTATTTGACGGTCATGTCCGGCGCGGTGAAGCCAGCCCCGGCCGCCGGAGTCAGGATTTCCACCACTGGCGGGCGGGCGGTCAGCACCGAAGGCACGCGGACATCGCCCCCACGGGCCACGTTGGCTGCGGCGAGGGCCTTGTTTTCATCCAGAGTGCGCAGGGCCAAATCAATGACATCCGGCCGGTGAAAGGCCTCGCGGAACCGCGAGGCCGGGAAAAAGTCGGCGGCATGGTCCGGGCCGTTGTTGACGTTCCAGCCGATCATGTCCTCGCCGCCGGACGAGGCGTCGTAATAGCCGGTCTGGGTCCACAGCACCCAGCGTTTGCCGTCGGCATGGGGGAAAAACGACAGGATTTCCCGACCGTCCTCCATGCGATACCAGCGAATGGAACCGTCGCCGATGGCCGCCGCCGCCACCCGGCCGTCGCCGCTGACATTGACGGCCCAGACCGTATCCGGGGCCGGCGTCTGCCATAAGGCCGCGCCGTCCGCCCCATACGCGCGTACGTTCCAGGAGGTGCCCAGAACAAACCGGCGGTTGTCCGGGGACAGGGCCAGGGAATACGAGGTTTCAAAATCCTTGAGCTTGAGCGGCTGGCCATTGAGCGTCGGGGTTCGGCTGCCCTCCCAACCGGTGACGGCCAAACCCGACGCCTGCAGGTGCGGGGCGGTCAGGTCCGGGGTCGGCACGCCGAGCTGGCGCAGGTCGCGTCCCGGCAAGGCAAACCGGAAAACACCCTTTCGCCCGCCCACGGCATAGGCCACTGTTTCGCCAGTGCGGTCGAGGTAAAAGGCCCGCACCGAGGAGCGGAAATCCAAAATGGCCGGGGAGCGCGTCATGCCGAAACTGCCGTCCGGGCGCAGCACGCCCCAGCGCGGAGCCACCGTGCCGTAGGCCAGCCCGCCGTCCGGCAGGG
The nucleotide sequence above comes from Desulfovibrio sp. TomC. Encoded proteins:
- a CDS encoding DODA-type extradiol aromatic ring-opening family dioxygenase, which gives rise to MPPKPMPSLFVSHGAPTLYLEPQPTRAFLMELGKALPRPKAVVCVSAHWTTAKPMLTTAASPGTMHDFGGFPEALFAVRYPASGHPALAGHLGELLAKKGITATYDPQRGLDHGAWVPLGLMYPEADIPVVQLSVQPERNAAHHLAMGEALASLRQDGVLVVASGSATHNLRGVRWDAPATPPPDYVVAFDAWLKEGVLGARTDILVDYPHQAPFAFDNHPTPEHLLPLFVPLGMGGKARLLHDHFTLGVLSMAAFAWE
- a CDS encoding caspase family protein encodes the protein MRTRVLCIAVFFLLLASNHAVGGTPPGEPILRIETGMHTALIKRIAVDGLGRYLATASDDKTCRVWDIKTGEQLRVLRPPIGHDYEGRLYSVAMSPDGRYVFCGGWSGYAWDKAHSVYVFERESGQLVRRLTGLPSVVNHLAVSRDGLYLAAALGEDGLRVWRLSDLALVGQDRDYKGESYGAAFDGKGHLATTCYDGQIRLYRVADTGLTLLAKHQSQGGSRPFSLAFSPDSSQLAVGFTDTTAVTVLDGETLGLLGAPNLTGVDNGNLSSVAFAADGSLLASGRWVTDRGCPIRSFKPSDFVAYRDLDTGKSAVVTLCPLPDGGLAYGTVAPRWGVLRPDGSFGMTRSPAILDFRSSVRAFYLDRTGETVAYAVGGRKGVFRFALPGRDLRQLGVPTPDLTAPHLQASGLAVTGWEGSRTPTLNGQPLKLKDFETSYSLALSPDNRRFVLGTSWNVRAYGADGAALWQTPAPDTVWAVNVSGDGRVAAAAIGDGSIRWYRMEDGREILSFFPHADGKRWVLWTQTGYYDASSGGEDMIGWNVNNGPDHAADFFPASRFREAFHRPDVIDLALRTLDENKALAAANVARGGDVRVPSVLTARPPVVEILTPAAGAGFTAPDMTVKYAVRSPGGEDITTVRVLVDGARVGEERPALAGRGFEPSVLAAKVTLPEHDVVLSVVAENKNGPSAPATVRLKWAGKAAAPAAPAAKLYVLAVGAGAYSDKALSLAYPAKDAKDFAQAMSLQKGRLYGDVVTRVLTDEAATKDAVLEGLDWIERQTTQHDVAMIFLAGHGVNDKNGDYYFLPTTVDLEKLRASGLPFMEVQKTIRNIAGKTLFFVDTCHSGSIMGAGRRGMGDLNGVINELSSSGNGAIVFAASTGRQYSLEKPEWQNGAFTKALVEGVLGKADNRHTGRVTFKMLDLYISERVKELTGGEQTPTTGVPGTVEDFPIAAY
- a CDS encoding autotransporter outer membrane beta-barrel domain-containing protein; the protein is MKKRVVGMVVCVCISLCSTFSSWASGFNQFVGFGDSTFDSGYFRYNTTGTASQDASIAAAVSQGASGAFVGPGVMNSLQLAARFGQYGGAVGSGGMNFANGGAFSAPLLVPSTGTYLSGVSALTNVATNQQIQNYLISVGGAANPNALYVVKTGDNDLQFVRAMSASWMAANPTFLAELAYSQAANVALLQAAGARTIMVPNSYNSAVFAGTGGSISSDNTDLYVRSLSYGMMRWSSLSGVGVRYIPADIDSIFRYVAQNPTLFGFTPSSVLSANAVSSSLSPLYVSWADVTPVELQTSLFIGANGVHFTTAGQTIEADYEASLLSGPSQMSLLAEGAVQGGLARAATIQGQIDLSGKQRGSNGLNVWASGGVSALQINNASGFPNDSGTPFVGSLGADYQTPIGLILGAAFTLGRQTQEFSMGTGHFDQTDEALSLYAAYKAGPVWGNAVASYGLYQDTIERPVKLGLLTDNNSSDTTGQSLALALRAGGDISLGPLTTGPVAGLVLQRIRIKSFTESGTTAGASSPNGITALSYGEQVRDSAISQLGWRIMVDVGSWQPFAEAKWNHELIDQDRMVKAALTTATAGNYKVDAAPVPTDWTTGTVGASYKLSERVMLRGAGSAMLGNNQVVTYGGELGMNIAF
- a CDS encoding aldehyde ferredoxin oxidoreductase family protein; this encodes MPKFIRIDMGTKAVKIDECPEQYAGLAGRALTSIFVANEVKPTCHPLGKYNKLVFAPGFLTGTSAANSGRLSCGAKSPLTGGIKESNTGGTFAQKMSKMDIKAIVFEGLPEEDKFYVVKVAMDGVTIDEAPAAIIGMGNYEAIKVLQAQYGPKVGVAIVGPAGEMRLTAANISFADPQSNIRSAGRGGLGAVMGSKKIKAVVIDETGSGPVAIANPEAFKAASKRFTNALTTHPVTGQGLPKYGTNILVNILNEAGGLPTKNFRTGRNEWANNIGGETMAATIEARHGKTTHGCHAGCIIRCSQHYNDKDDKYLTSGFEYETIWALGANACVDDLDAIAYADREFDDVGVDSIEVSVTVGVAMEAGIIPWGDATAMLELIQEIRKGTPLGRIVGSGAGALGQMYGLTRVPVVKNQAIPAYDPRAVKGVGLTYATTPMGADHTAGYAVATNILKVGGFVDPLGKEGQVELSRNLQIATAAVDSTGMCLFIAFAILDIADGFNALVEMINARYNLALTGDDVVALGKTILKAERGFNQQAGFTNAHDRLPEFFEEKCAPHDVTWDFTDAEIDEVFNF
- a CDS encoding acyltransferase family protein produces the protein MAKPHTTRLQSVDVLRGLAIAGMIVVNNPGDALYAYPLLHHATWNGCTVADFVFPLFLFLVGVCVALAVNREAVLSGQAPGFWPKVLRRAVILFLLGLLENAYLHLSFDKLRIPGVLQRIAVVYLAVVWLHVRLGRRGIASVIVSILVGSWLLLAFVPVPGLGHPSLGMDVNWQGWLDQLLLGDHIWKFNTAWDPEGVLSTFPAIALGLIGLLAGSWLRSGGQGTGRAMAWGVATLLLGFGWSVWFPINKSLCTSSFVLVTGGAGVLLLAVCHWLLDGGRQGLGTKPLLVLGQNPLTIYVTASFIASTLRQFKLPDATSGIISLQAFLFRWLFSGWTDKPAASLAWGVLFLLPLLLGAWVLHARRIVLRV